CTCTGCCACTGGGAAATCCTCGAAGAACGGTGCCACTCAGGAGGACGGATGGACCTGCGGCAGCTGGAAACCGTGATCGCGGTGGCCGAGGAGGGCGGTTTCACCGCTGCCGCGCAACGGCTGCACACGGGACAGTCGACAGTGTCCACCGTGGTCCGCGCGCTGGAACGCGACCTCGGCGTCGAGCTGTTCGAACGCACCACCCACCGGGTTTCGCTCACCCCGGCGGGCAAGGCGTTCCTGCCGGCCGCCCGGACCGCGCTGGAAGCGGCCGACCTGGCGCGGGCCACTGTGGACCGAGCGAGGTGGGAAATCGCCGGCGAGGTGCGGATCGGCGTCATGCCCGGGGCGTGGCCCGAGCCGCACCGCGCGCTCAGCACGTTGCGCCGCGATCACCCGGGCGTCCGGGTGCAGGTGCGGTCGGCGCCGCCGGGACGGCTGCGATCTGCCGTTCTCGAATCCGCGGTGGACGTCCTGGTGGCGGTGTCCGGCAGCGTCACCGGCGACGGGCTGGTGAGCCGGCCGCTCGGGCGCGAAGACATGGTCTTGCTCAGCTCGACGGGACAGCGCGCGGCCGATCGCCCGGTGCCTGCGGCGGAAGCCGCGCGCGCCGCGGTGATCGATTTCGCACCGGGGTGGGCGATCCGGGAAGCCACCGACCGCGCTTTTCGCGCCGCCCGGGTGCGCCGGACCGTGCTGCACGAGGTCACCGACGTCGCGGCGGCGGCCGAGCTGGTCCGGCACGACCTGGGCGCCTGCGTGCTGCCCGCCTCGGCGGCGGCGAAGTTTCCTGACCTCACCGGACGCCGGTTCGCCCACGGCGGTCCGGCCTGGGAGATCGAGGCGACCCATGCGGCCGGAGACCCGGCACCGGCGGTAGCCGCGCTATTGCGCTGTCTGGGCTGAGGCCCGGCGGCGCTCCCGCGGCCGGGAAAGACATGCTGGCCGCACCGCGGCGGAGTCCGGTTCAGGCGACGTCGGCTGCCCCGCGATCGCGACACGCGAGCGGCTCGCCGTCGTCCGTCCGGGCGGTTGCGTCCTGATAGTCTCCTCGCTTTGCCAGACTACGGAGGATCTGCCCGCTCTCGGACCCTGTCAGCATTCGCCACCCGATGGACCTCCGTCGCCCGCGCACCCGAACCGGCTTGCCCGGGCTTCCCGAACCCCGCTCTGAGACCCGCGACCGCCGCCCGCGGAGTCCCCCGGAACGGGCAGAACGGAACCGTTCAGCGGAACCGGCCGGAATGCTGGCCCGCGTCCGAACCGCCGGGCGATTCCCGGAACAGACGACAGGAGTTGTGCCCGTGTCCAACCCGTTGGTGGCGGACAAGAAGGACTCGACCACAGCCTTCTCCGGAATCACCATTCTGGAGAGCGGCCAGGCCATCAAGGACGGCATCGAGTCCGGCAACTGGGCCTCGGTCGCGATGGGCGCCGTGGGCGCCGGGATGGACGCCATCGGGATCGCGATGGACCCGTTCGGGTCGATCCTGGCCGCCGGCGTGGGCTGGCTGATGGAGCACGTCGGGCCGCTCAAGGAGGCGCTCAACTCGCTCACCGGCGACCCGGACCAGATCGCGGCGTGCGCGGAGACCTGGAAGAACGTCGCGAAGGAAGTCGGGGACGTCTCGGCCGAACTGGCGAACCAGGTCAAGACCGACCTGCAGTCCTGGACCGGCACCGCCGCGGACGCCTACCGCAAGCAGGCCGAGGACATGGCGAAGACGCTGGAAGGCGCCAGCAAGGCGTGCGAGGGCGCGTCGAAAGGCGTGAAGACCGGCGGCGAGGTCGTCGGCGCGGTGCGGATGCTGGTGCGGGACATCATCGCCCAGGTCGTCGGGCACATGATCTCCTGGGCGCTGCAGGTGCTGTTCACCCTCGGCATCGGGCTGACCTGGGTGGTTCCGCAGGTGGTCAATCTGGTGGCCAAGACCGCCAAGCAGATCGCCGAACTCTGCAAGAACCTGATCAAGGCGATCAAGTCGCTGGGCAAGCTGCTGGGCGAGGCGGGCAAGCTGTTCGCCGACGCCGCGAAGTCCCTGAAGAACCTCAAGTCCGGGCCGAAGGGCCCGAAGCCCAATCCGGGCAAGATCGACACGATGCACCCGTCCGGAGCCAAGGGCGGCGACGCGCCGCACGGCGGAGACGGCACGACGCCGTCCGGGGCGAAGGACCACCCGTCCGGCGGCAAGGACCATCCGCCCGCCAACGAGCACAAGGGCGGCGACGGCCCGGACTCGACCGGCGGCAAGGACGGCGACGGAACCACGGCGTCGGGCGCCGGCGGCAAGACCGGCGAGCGCGGCGGTCCCGACGGCCCGGGCACCCGCGACGGCGACAACTCGATCAAGAAGAACAACCAGCCGCCGGAGGAGAACTCCACCCCGGGCGAATGCCGTCCCGGCAGCGGCGACCCGATCGACATGACCACCGGCCGGATGATGCTGCCCGAGACCGATGTGGTGCTCGCCGGCGCGCTGCCGCTGGTGCTGACCCGCATGCACTTCTCCACCTACCGCGCCGGGTTCCGGTTCGGCCGCAGCTGGGCGTCCACTCTGGACCAGCGGCTCGAGATCGAGGACGGCGAGATCGGCTTCGCCGCCGAGGACGGCACCTTCCTGGTCTACCCGGCGACCGGCGATCCAGTGCTCCCGGTCAGCGGTCCGCACTGGCCGCTCAAGCGCTCGCCCGAGGGCGGTTACGTCATCGAGCAGCCGGACCTGGAGCGAATGCTGTACTTCGCGCCGGACGGCAACGGACGGCTGCCGCTGACGGCGATCTTCGACAACGACGGGCACCGGATCCACTTCTGCCACGACGAGGCGGGCGTGCTCGCCGAGATCCGGCACTCCGGCGGCACCCGCATCGGCGTGGAGACCTTCGAGGGCCTCGTCACCGCGCTCACGCTGCTCGGCGAATCGGACCAAGACGAGCGGACCGAGCTGGTCCGCTACCGCTACGACCGCGACCTGCGGCTGACCGACGTGACGAACTCGTCTGGCCAGTCGATGCGCTACGGCTACGACGAACTGGGCCGCGTCGTGCGCTGGACCGACCGCAACGGCCGCTCCTACGAGTTCGTCTACGACGAGCACAGCCGCTGCGTCTCGGGGACGGGAGCCGACGGCCACCTGTCCTACACCTTCGCCTACGACCGCGAGGCGCGGGTCAACACCGCGACCGATTCGCTGGGCAACACCACCGAATTCCACCTGAACGCCGACTTCCAGCTTGTGCGCGAGGTGAGCCCGCTCGGCGGCGTCACGCTCTTCGAGTGGGACCGCTTCGACCGGATGGTCGCGCGGACCGACGAACTGGGCCGTACCACGCGGTGGGAGTACGACGAGCAGGGCGACCTGGTGGCGCACACGTTCCCGGACGGCGCCCGCCGCCTGTTCGAATACTCCGAGCACCGGCTGGTGTCCACTGTGGAACCGGACGGTGCCGTGTGGCGCCGGGAATACGACGAAGACGGCCGCCTGGCCGCGATCCACGGCCCGCTCGGCGCGACCCTGCGCTACGTCGTCGGCGAGGACGGCGCGGTGCGCGAGGTCGTCGACGAGCTGGGCAACCGCACGCACATCGAATCCGACTCCTTCGGCAGGCCCGTCGCGATCACCGACCCGCTGGGCGCCACGAGGCGCACCGCCTACGACGCGCTGGGCCGGATCGCCGCCGAGACCGACGAGCTCGGCGGCACCTACGAGTACGCGTGGACCGTCGAGGGCGCCGGCTGGCGGCGGACCGCGCCGGACGGGTCCGTGCAGCGCCGGGTCTACGACGGCGAGGGCAACGTGCGCGAGGAGGTCGACGAGCTGGGCGGAACCACCCGTGTCGACTACGGCGCGTTCGACCTGCCGGTCACCCAGATCATGCCGGACGGCAGCCGCTTGCGCGTCGAGTACGACGCCGAGCTCCGGATGACTGCCGCCACCAACGGCGAGGGCCGGACCTGGCGGTTCGAGTACGACGGCGAAGGACGGAAGGTCCGCGAAGTCGACTTCGACGGGCGGGTGCTGACCTACGCCTACGACGCCGCGGGACAGCTCGTCGCGCGCACCAACGCGCTCGGCGAGGTCACCGCCTACGCCTACGACCTGCGGGGCAATCTCGTCGAGAAGCGCACTGCCGACGACGTCAGCAGCTACTCCTACGACGCGGCCGGCCGCCTGGTGCGCGCCGTGAACAGCAGTGCCGACGTGTCGTTCGCGCACGACCCGCTCGGCCGGGTCGTGTCCGAGACCTGCAACGGCACGACGGTCGCCACCGGCTACGACCTCGCCGGCAATCTCCTGAGCCGGCGGACTCCGGCCGGAGTGGAAAGCCGCTGGGACTACGACGGCCGGGGCAGGCCCACCGCGTTGGCGGCGGGCCCGCGAGCGCTCCGGTTCCGCCACGACGCGGCGGGCCGGGAGATCTGGCGCGGGTTCGGCGCCGCCGAGCTGACGCAGGAATGGGACCCGCGCCACCGGTTGCGCAGCCAGACCGTCGCCACTGGGCCGGATTCCGTCGCGCAGCGCCGCGGGTACGAATTCCGGGCCGACAACGCCATTTCCGCGGTCGAGGAGCTGGTGGGCGGCCGGCGCGAGTTCGCGCTCGACCGGATGGGCCGCGTCGTCGGCGTGCGCGGCCCGGGCGATCCGGAGCAGTACCGGTACGACCGGACCGGGACGGTGACGCTGCCGCGTCAGCGAGCCGGCCAGTTCGACGCGCAGGGACGGCTCGTGCACCGCGAGGGCTGGACGTACCGCTGGAACGGCGAAGACCGGCTCGTCGGCGTCACCACCCCGGCCGGGCAGCAGTGGCGATACCACTACGACGCGCTCGGCCGCCGGGTCGCGAAGCAGCGCCTCGAAGGCGAAACGGTCGTGTCCGAGACCCGCTTCGTGTGGAGCGGCGACCTGCTCGTGGAGCAGATCGAGTCCACCCCGGCGGGCCGGACGCGCAGCACGACCTGGGAGTGGCATCCGGGCGACGAAACCCCGGTGGCGCAGACCGATCGCGCGTACGACGGGGCCGCGTGCGTCGACGAGCGCTTCCACGCGATCGTCGCGGACTTCCTGGGAGCGCCGGCGGAACTCGTCGACGAGGCCGGGCAGATCGCCTGGCGCCGCGACGAAACGCTGTGGGGCGCGCCCCGCACCGTGCAATCCGGCCCGTCGACGCCGTTGCGGTTCCCCGGCCAGTACCTCGACGCCGAGACCGGCCTGCACTACAACCGCCACCGCTACTACGACCCGGGCAGCGCCTCCTACCTCAGCGCCGACCCGACCGGGCTCGACGGCGGGCTGGACACGCACGCGTACGTGCCGAACCCGCTCACCTGGAGCGACCCGTTCGGCCTCAAGGGCGGCTGCAAGGACCCGCTCAAGCTGAAGGGCAACGAGAAGAAGGGGCAGACCGGCACCTCGAAGCAGGGCCTGCGCTACGGCAAGATGGAAGGCAAGAACGGCGAGAAGAGCCGGGTCGACCACGTCGACCTGCACACCGACATGGTCCCGGGCAAGAGCGAGCACGGCATTTTCGGCACGCCCAACGGAAACCCGTGGACCAAGGAGAAGGTCGTCAAGGTGACCGACAACGCCTGGGCGAAGGTCAAGAACGGCGACAAGGGCATCACGAAGGAAGTCCAGGGCGACCGCACGGTCTACACGGTCCCGATGGACAAGAAGGTCGGGTTCATCGACGAGCGGATCCCGGAGCGCGGGCCGTTCGACCACAGCACCGGCAAGGCGGACATCGTCCGGGACCGGCAGGGCAACATCGTCTACCAGCGGGACGCGAACGGGAACTACGTCCGGGAACGGTTCGACCTCGACCACCTCAAGATCGTGGTCGACAAGAACAACAACATCGTCACCTCGTTCCCGGACCGCATCCGCGAGTACTGAGGCCGAACCGGCCGGCGGGCTTGACGAACGGCCCGCCGGCCGGTTCGGTACGAAGATGGTCGAGTACCTCGAACGTCCGCCGCTGCCGGAACTGGCCGGCGTCGTTCGCACGGTCTGGCTGCAGCGCACCGGGGGCGAGCCCTACGTGCAACGGCATCTGCCGACCGGCGGCGTCGAAATCCATTGGCCGGTCGGGGGCGCTCCGCGGCTGCTCGGGCCGTTGACCGCGCCCCAGGTCGAGGTCATCCCGCCGGATACGACCATCGTCGGGGTCCGGTTCCGGCCGGGGGCGGCTCCGCCGTTGCCCGCCGGGCTGGACGAACTCGCCGATCAGCACCTCGGGCTTGCCCAGCTGTGGGCAGCGGACCCGGTCGAGGAAGCCGTCGCGCTCGCGCGAACGCCCGCCGAAGCGCTGACGGCGCTCCAGCGGCACCTCGTCCGCGAGTTTCGCCGGGCGGGTGGTCCGGACCGGCTGGTCGGCGAAGCGGTGCAGGTGCTGATGCCGTGGCACCCGCTCGGGGTCGACGCGGTGGCGGAGCATCTGTCGCTTTCGGTCAGCCAGCTCCGGCGGCGGTGCCTGCACGCGGTGGGGATGAGCCCGAAAGTCCTTCAGCGGACCTTGCGGTTCCAGGGCTTTCTGGCGCTGGCGCAGTCCGGTGCCGTCGCGTCCGGACGTCGCGGCGCCGACGGCACCGCCGGGCTGGCGATCGACGCCGGGTACGCCGACCAAGCGCACCTGAGCCGAGAGTGCCTCCGGCTGACCGGGCTGACCCCGAGCCGCCTACTCGGCGGCGATCTCGACCGGTGCGCGTGCGGCCACGACCATTTCGCGTCCTACGCCCCGTTCCTCGCCGGCCGGCGACGGCCGCCGCCGCGCCGCTGACCCGTTCGGCGCAAGCGAACCGGTCAGCGCCCCGCGCGGGCGGGTCCGGCCGTGTTCCGGTCTCCGCCGGATCCGGGCAAGGACCCGTATCGTTCCATCCGCT
This sequence is a window from Amycolatopsis benzoatilytica AK 16/65. Protein-coding genes within it:
- a CDS encoding LysR family transcriptional regulator; this encodes MDLRQLETVIAVAEEGGFTAAAQRLHTGQSTVSTVVRALERDLGVELFERTTHRVSLTPAGKAFLPAARTALEAADLARATVDRARWEIAGEVRIGVMPGAWPEPHRALSTLRRDHPGVRVQVRSAPPGRLRSAVLESAVDVLVAVSGSVTGDGLVSRPLGREDMVLLSSTGQRAADRPVPAAEAARAAVIDFAPGWAIREATDRAFRAARVRRTVLHEVTDVAAAAELVRHDLGACVLPASAAAKFPDLTGRRFAHGGPAWEIEATHAAGDPAPAVAALLRCLG
- a CDS encoding RHS repeat-associated core domain-containing protein gives rise to the protein MSNPLVADKKDSTTAFSGITILESGQAIKDGIESGNWASVAMGAVGAGMDAIGIAMDPFGSILAAGVGWLMEHVGPLKEALNSLTGDPDQIAACAETWKNVAKEVGDVSAELANQVKTDLQSWTGTAADAYRKQAEDMAKTLEGASKACEGASKGVKTGGEVVGAVRMLVRDIIAQVVGHMISWALQVLFTLGIGLTWVVPQVVNLVAKTAKQIAELCKNLIKAIKSLGKLLGEAGKLFADAAKSLKNLKSGPKGPKPNPGKIDTMHPSGAKGGDAPHGGDGTTPSGAKDHPSGGKDHPPANEHKGGDGPDSTGGKDGDGTTASGAGGKTGERGGPDGPGTRDGDNSIKKNNQPPEENSTPGECRPGSGDPIDMTTGRMMLPETDVVLAGALPLVLTRMHFSTYRAGFRFGRSWASTLDQRLEIEDGEIGFAAEDGTFLVYPATGDPVLPVSGPHWPLKRSPEGGYVIEQPDLERMLYFAPDGNGRLPLTAIFDNDGHRIHFCHDEAGVLAEIRHSGGTRIGVETFEGLVTALTLLGESDQDERTELVRYRYDRDLRLTDVTNSSGQSMRYGYDELGRVVRWTDRNGRSYEFVYDEHSRCVSGTGADGHLSYTFAYDREARVNTATDSLGNTTEFHLNADFQLVREVSPLGGVTLFEWDRFDRMVARTDELGRTTRWEYDEQGDLVAHTFPDGARRLFEYSEHRLVSTVEPDGAVWRREYDEDGRLAAIHGPLGATLRYVVGEDGAVREVVDELGNRTHIESDSFGRPVAITDPLGATRRTAYDALGRIAAETDELGGTYEYAWTVEGAGWRRTAPDGSVQRRVYDGEGNVREEVDELGGTTRVDYGAFDLPVTQIMPDGSRLRVEYDAELRMTAATNGEGRTWRFEYDGEGRKVREVDFDGRVLTYAYDAAGQLVARTNALGEVTAYAYDLRGNLVEKRTADDVSSYSYDAAGRLVRAVNSSADVSFAHDPLGRVVSETCNGTTVATGYDLAGNLLSRRTPAGVESRWDYDGRGRPTALAAGPRALRFRHDAAGREIWRGFGAAELTQEWDPRHRLRSQTVATGPDSVAQRRGYEFRADNAISAVEELVGGRREFALDRMGRVVGVRGPGDPEQYRYDRTGTVTLPRQRAGQFDAQGRLVHREGWTYRWNGEDRLVGVTTPAGQQWRYHYDALGRRVAKQRLEGETVVSETRFVWSGDLLVEQIESTPAGRTRSTTWEWHPGDETPVAQTDRAYDGAACVDERFHAIVADFLGAPAELVDEAGQIAWRRDETLWGAPRTVQSGPSTPLRFPGQYLDAETGLHYNRHRYYDPGSASYLSADPTGLDGGLDTHAYVPNPLTWSDPFGLKGGCKDPLKLKGNEKKGQTGTSKQGLRYGKMEGKNGEKSRVDHVDLHTDMVPGKSEHGIFGTPNGNPWTKEKVVKVTDNAWAKVKNGDKGITKEVQGDRTVYTVPMDKKVGFIDERIPERGPFDHSTGKADIVRDRQGNIVYQRDANGNYVRERFDLDHLKIVVDKNNNIVTSFPDRIREY
- a CDS encoding DUF6597 domain-containing transcriptional factor codes for the protein MVEYLERPPLPELAGVVRTVWLQRTGGEPYVQRHLPTGGVEIHWPVGGAPRLLGPLTAPQVEVIPPDTTIVGVRFRPGAAPPLPAGLDELADQHLGLAQLWAADPVEEAVALARTPAEALTALQRHLVREFRRAGGPDRLVGEAVQVLMPWHPLGVDAVAEHLSLSVSQLRRRCLHAVGMSPKVLQRTLRFQGFLALAQSGAVASGRRGADGTAGLAIDAGYADQAHLSRECLRLTGLTPSRLLGGDLDRCACGHDHFASYAPFLAGRRRPPPRR